The Agrobacterium cucumeris genome has a segment encoding these proteins:
- a CDS encoding ABC transporter permease, giving the protein MATSETPSSLAETAVRRTAWWEPALKARETGLIVIILALFAVMSFISPYFLTVDNLRAMAMVFAIESIVVVGMTILLISGGIDLSVGSVTALAMVAAGWLFLNGVDPWVAAGLAICLTTLVGMAMGFLTTVIGLHHFIVSLGVMVIARGVCLLATGGRPLGLFSLPPEFKFIGQGALGGIPLVLIIFAVVVVSFDLLLRRTTAFRKVFYTGSNPKAAAYSGIRVGRVVFATTTLCSMLAGVAGVIYMARFGSAQPSFGIGMELNVIAAAVIGGASLSGGSGTILGAILGAILLSVVSSSLALLNVSVYWQDIIRGSILLTAVLFDHYLVRRRR; this is encoded by the coding sequence ATGGCAACATCGGAAACACCTTCAAGCCTTGCCGAGACGGCGGTTCGCCGTACTGCGTGGTGGGAGCCGGCGCTGAAAGCACGGGAAACCGGACTGATCGTCATCATCCTCGCGCTTTTCGCGGTGATGTCGTTCATATCACCATATTTTCTGACCGTGGACAATCTGCGGGCCATGGCCATGGTTTTCGCCATCGAAAGCATCGTCGTGGTCGGCATGACGATCCTGTTGATCTCCGGTGGTATCGATCTGTCAGTTGGTTCCGTCACGGCACTTGCCATGGTCGCCGCCGGCTGGCTGTTCCTCAACGGTGTCGATCCCTGGGTGGCGGCCGGACTGGCGATCTGCCTCACCACATTGGTCGGCATGGCCATGGGCTTCCTGACAACGGTTATCGGCCTGCATCATTTCATCGTGTCGCTGGGCGTGATGGTGATTGCCCGCGGTGTCTGCCTGCTGGCAACGGGTGGTCGACCGCTCGGGCTCTTTTCCCTGCCGCCGGAATTCAAGTTCATCGGCCAGGGCGCGCTTGGTGGAATTCCGCTGGTGCTGATCATCTTCGCGGTGGTGGTGGTCTCGTTCGATCTATTGCTGCGGCGCACGACCGCCTTCCGCAAGGTGTTCTATACCGGCAGCAATCCCAAGGCGGCGGCCTATTCCGGCATCCGCGTCGGTCGGGTGGTCTTCGCCACCACCACGCTGTGTTCGATGCTGGCCGGCGTCGCAGGCGTGATCTACATGGCTCGCTTCGGGTCCGCCCAGCCGAGCTTCGGTATTGGCATGGAGCTTAACGTCATCGCGGCGGCGGTCATTGGCGGCGCCAGCCTTTCGGGCGGCTCGGGCACCATTCTAGGTGCGATCCTCGGGGCAATCCTTCTGTCGGTCGTTTCCAGCTCGCTTGCCTTGCTCAATGTGTCTGTCTACTGGCAGGACATTATCAGGGGCAGCATATTGCTGACAGCGGTTCTGTTCGACCACTATCTGGTCAGGCGTCGCCGCTGA
- a CDS encoding substrate-binding domain-containing protein produces MLAFLKSTVAAGVFAVAVSAGVASPAAAAGKFACEPGETYVMNVMVSSHPYWVPVFEGFKQAAKALGCEAVFTGTPEYDITKQIASFEQELVKKPKGILLHPMQADPFIEPINKAIASGVSVTTFAADSPKSKRTAYITSDNVAEAKFAADEIVKKIGEKGEYAVLENPGQSNHDLRVTALIDYMGRTYPQMKLVGRQATNQDSNLAYQATGALLQANPNLGALWIPEAGSAEGATAAVMEAKKKVLILHADITPATLEHIKQGNIYMSINPNQGVQGFMGFMNTFLGAHSDLIDPFNDYKVSGFNPMQVPSMDNGFAVITKANAASFDLNDYMKGR; encoded by the coding sequence ATGTTGGCTTTTCTGAAATCGACCGTTGCCGCGGGTGTTTTTGCCGTGGCGGTTTCCGCTGGCGTGGCTTCACCGGCCGCCGCTGCGGGCAAATTCGCCTGCGAACCGGGTGAGACCTATGTGATGAACGTCATGGTTTCCAGCCACCCCTATTGGGTGCCGGTCTTTGAAGGGTTCAAGCAGGCCGCCAAGGCGCTTGGCTGTGAGGCTGTTTTCACTGGCACGCCCGAATATGACATCACCAAGCAGATCGCGTCCTTCGAACAGGAACTGGTGAAAAAGCCGAAAGGCATTTTGCTGCATCCAATGCAGGCTGATCCCTTCATCGAACCGATCAACAAGGCTATTGCCTCAGGTGTGTCGGTGACGACCTTCGCGGCTGACTCTCCGAAGTCGAAGCGCACCGCCTATATCACCTCGGACAATGTTGCCGAGGCGAAATTCGCGGCTGATGAAATCGTCAAGAAGATCGGCGAAAAAGGCGAATATGCGGTTCTGGAAAATCCGGGCCAGAGTAACCACGATCTGCGCGTCACCGCCCTCATCGATTATATGGGGCGCACCTACCCGCAGATGAAGCTGGTTGGCCGTCAGGCGACCAATCAGGATTCGAACCTCGCCTATCAGGCAACTGGCGCATTGTTGCAGGCCAACCCCAATCTGGGCGCCCTGTGGATTCCCGAGGCCGGTTCGGCCGAAGGCGCGACGGCCGCTGTTATGGAGGCAAAGAAGAAGGTCCTGATCCTGCACGCGGACATTACGCCTGCGACGCTCGAGCATATCAAGCAGGGCAATATCTACATGTCCATCAATCCTAATCAGGGCGTACAGGGCTTTATGGGTTTCATGAACACCTTTCTGGGTGCCCATTCGGATCTGATCGACCCGTTCAACGACTATAAGGTGTCGGGCTTCAACCCGATGCAGGTTCCGTCGATGGACAATGGTTTTGCCGTGATTACCAAGGCGAATGCCGCTTCGTTTGATCTCAACGACTATATGAAGGGGCGCTGA
- a CDS encoding sugar ABC transporter ATP-binding protein, with protein MGEVILSMTNIHKAFGPVRALRSAALELRRGEIHALAGENGAGKSTLMHIIDGILQPDGGEILLDGKPVRISSPNAANRLGIGFVHQEIALCPEISVAENMFMSETGQSRSLFMNYRDLGKRAATILREIGDIDPASRAGDLSISQQQIVEIAKALTLDCRILILDEPTAALTETEAQTLFRIMHRLAERGIAIIYISHRMAEIFEHCDRITVMRDGCHIKTANIAEISPEEVVNSMVGRVLDKLYPLKLSDDEKSDEVILSVRGLNEGKRVFDVDFDLRRGEILGLAGLIGAGRSEIARAVCRLEGKPSGEVTLRGRPLRLKDYRDSIREGLVYLSEDRKGDGLFLNMSIAENVSALDVGRISNGMGFIERRKEMKRADELGKRLKLRANSVGDAVSTLSGGNQQKVALAKMLSVEPEVVFLDEPTRGVDVGAKAEIHRQIRELAREGVGVVVISSELPELIGVSDRVLVVREGRIAGEVQGEDMTEEKIMQLASINIVHSPAGA; from the coding sequence ATGGGCGAGGTCATCCTCAGCATGACGAATATTCATAAGGCGTTCGGCCCCGTGCGGGCGTTGCGCAGTGCCGCACTCGAATTGCGGCGTGGTGAAATCCACGCGCTGGCGGGTGAAAACGGTGCCGGCAAGTCGACGCTGATGCATATTATCGATGGCATTCTGCAGCCGGATGGCGGCGAAATCCTGCTGGACGGCAAACCGGTGCGGATATCTTCGCCCAATGCGGCGAACCGGCTCGGCATCGGTTTTGTCCATCAGGAAATTGCCCTTTGCCCGGAAATTTCGGTTGCCGAGAACATGTTCATGTCGGAGACGGGCCAAAGCCGCTCCTTGTTCATGAATTATCGCGATCTCGGCAAGCGGGCCGCAACCATCCTGCGGGAAATCGGCGATATCGACCCCGCCAGCCGCGCCGGTGATCTGTCGATCTCGCAACAGCAGATAGTCGAAATCGCCAAGGCGCTGACGCTGGATTGCCGTATCCTGATCCTGGATGAGCCGACGGCGGCTCTGACCGAAACTGAAGCCCAGACGCTTTTTCGTATCATGCATCGGCTGGCGGAACGCGGGATTGCGATCATCTATATTTCGCACCGGATGGCGGAGATTTTCGAGCATTGCGACCGCATCACTGTCATGCGCGACGGTTGTCACATCAAGACGGCGAATATCGCGGAGATTTCCCCGGAGGAGGTCGTCAACAGCATGGTCGGGCGGGTTCTGGATAAGCTTTATCCGCTGAAACTCTCGGACGATGAAAAGTCGGACGAAGTCATTCTGTCCGTTCGGGGATTGAACGAAGGAAAGCGGGTTTTTGATGTCGATTTCGATCTGCGTCGCGGTGAAATCCTCGGTCTTGCCGGTCTGATCGGTGCGGGCCGAAGCGAGATCGCACGAGCGGTTTGCCGGCTGGAAGGGAAACCCAGCGGCGAAGTTACGCTGCGCGGTCGGCCGCTGAGGCTCAAGGACTATCGCGACAGCATCCGCGAGGGGCTCGTCTACCTGTCCGAGGATCGCAAGGGTGACGGGCTTTTCCTCAATATGTCCATCGCCGAAAATGTCTCGGCACTCGATGTCGGCAGGATATCGAACGGCATGGGCTTCATCGAGCGGCGCAAGGAAATGAAGCGCGCCGATGAGTTGGGCAAGCGGCTGAAATTGCGGGCCAATAGCGTTGGCGACGCTGTCTCCACCTTGAGCGGTGGCAACCAGCAGAAAGTGGCTCTGGCAAAGATGCTCTCGGTGGAACCCGAGGTCGTCTTTCTGGATGAACCGACGCGCGGGGTGGATGTGGGTGCAAAGGCCGAAATCCACCGCCAGATACGGGAACTGGCGCGCGAAGGCGTCGGCGTGGTGGTCATATCCTCGGAGCTGCCGGAACTCATCGGCGTCAGCGATCGCGTGCTGGTCGTGCGCGAAGGGCGCATTGCCGGTGAGGTGCAGGGAGAGGACATGACGGAGGAGAAGATCATGCAGCTTGCATCGATCAATATTGTGCATAGCCCGGCCGGGGCTTGA
- a CDS encoding site-specific integrase, with product MSDLTHDNSHYQGLNLLRFESSENLQSIAQVPGLEFLGKSVREFVSQSVALNTRRAYASDVGRFERWGGGIPCSPELVATYVATHAKTHKAATLRRWVASLSYAHSAIGLQDPTKTNIVQATLKGINRSVGAAPKMVNPLLRDDLLSILDAMAINPRDFRDKALLLIGFAGGFRRSELVALDVADIKVVRRGLIINIRRSKTDQEGNGRQIAIPFGRTRHCPVAAFEAWLETSGIRFGPIFRPINRHGRISEVRLRDGSVAKIVKERISAIGVDPSLFSGHSLRAGFATSAAQAGASSWQIRRQTGHQSEQMLARYIRLTELFESNAASAVL from the coding sequence ATGAGCGATCTAACCCACGATAACTCTCATTATCAGGGGTTAAACCTCCTGAGATTTGAAAGCAGCGAAAATTTGCAATCAATTGCACAAGTCCCTGGTTTGGAATTTTTGGGAAAGTCAGTTCGAGAGTTTGTCTCCCAGAGTGTTGCGCTCAATACCCGTCGTGCGTATGCGTCAGACGTTGGGCGTTTCGAGCGCTGGGGAGGAGGAATTCCGTGCAGTCCAGAGCTCGTTGCGACGTATGTCGCCACCCATGCGAAAACCCATAAAGCAGCCACACTTAGAAGATGGGTCGCGTCACTTTCATACGCCCATAGCGCTATCGGCCTGCAGGACCCTACGAAGACCAATATTGTTCAGGCAACACTCAAAGGCATCAATCGTTCAGTTGGTGCCGCCCCCAAAATGGTTAATCCTCTTTTGCGGGATGATCTGCTTTCGATTCTCGATGCAATGGCAATTAACCCTCGTGATTTCCGCGACAAGGCCTTACTCTTAATCGGATTCGCAGGAGGCTTTCGACGTAGTGAACTAGTTGCCCTTGACGTCGCTGACATTAAGGTCGTTCGCAGAGGGCTCATAATCAACATTCGCCGTAGCAAGACAGACCAAGAGGGCAACGGCCGACAGATTGCCATCCCGTTTGGTAGAACTCGTCATTGCCCTGTTGCTGCGTTTGAAGCTTGGCTGGAAACGTCTGGCATCCGGTTCGGGCCCATATTCAGGCCAATCAACCGGCACGGACGTATTTCGGAGGTACGTTTGCGTGATGGCTCCGTTGCAAAGATAGTGAAAGAGAGAATAAGTGCCATCGGCGTCGATCCGTCGCTCTTCTCTGGTCATAGTTTGAGAGCCGGTTTCGCAACAAGCGCAGCACAGGCTGGAGCGTCGAGCTGGCAAATACGCCGCCAAACAGGGCACCAATCAGAGCAGATGCTGGCTCGCTACATTCGCTTAACGGAGTTGTTCGAGAGCAACGCTGCAAGCGCTGTCTTGTGA